From the genome of Salvelinus namaycush isolate Seneca chromosome 10, SaNama_1.0, whole genome shotgun sequence, one region includes:
- the LOC120054278 gene encoding sodium/bile acid cotransporter 4-like, producing MLGLGCTVDVSQLGEHIRRPIGVLLALVCQFVIMPLVAFLLALAFSLDDVAAMAVLLCSCCPGGNLSNIMSLLVNGEMNLSIIMTISSTVLALVLMPLCLWIYSRAWINTPVVNLMPFGAIILTLCSTLIPIGLGVVLRYRYNRAADIVLKVSLWSLLVTLVMLFIMTGAMLGPELLATIPPSVYMVAVLMPACGYAAGYGLATLFDLPPNIRRTVSLETGCQNVQLCTAILKMAFPPQLMGGMYMFPLLYALFQAAEAGIFILAYRMYRKEVLHKPDTNPLGDNGDIGYNRFEDEDMGFDTSYGAVTTSDPNLIMLEPCPDATPV from the exons ATGCTGGGGCTAGGGTGTACGGTAGACGTTAGCCAGCTTGGGGAGCATATCCGCAGACCCATCGGGGTGCTGCTGGCGCTGGTGTGTCAGTTCGTCATCATGCCCCTGGTCGCCTTCCTGCTAGCTTTGGCATTCTCGCTCGACGACGTGGCGGCTATGGCCGTGCTACTGTGTAGCTGCTGTCCAGGAGGAAACCTATCCAACATCATGTCCTTATTAGTGAACGGGGAGATGAATCTGAG CATTATCATGACCATCTCCTCCACGGTCCTAGCACTGGTGCTGATGCCGCTGTGTCTGTGGATATACAGCCGCGCCTGGATCAACACCCCCGTGGTCAACCTGATGCCGTTCGGCGCGATCATCCTCACCCTCTGTAGCACCCTCATACCCATCGGCCTGGGGGTCGTGCTCCGATACCGCTACAACCGGGCGGCCGACATCGTTTTAAAG GTGTCTCTGTGGTCTTTGCTGGTGACCCTGGTGATGCTGTTCATCATGACGGGGGCCATGTTGGGGCCAGAGCTGCTGGCCACCATCCCTCCATCTGTCTACATGGTGGCTGTCCTGATGCCTGCCTGTGGCTACGCTGCAGGCTACGGCCTGGCCACCCTCTTCGATCTCCCGCCCAACATCCGCAGGACCGTGTCACTAGAGACCGGGTGCCAGAACGTGCAGCTCTGCACAGCCATCCTGAAGATGGCCTTCCCACCACAGCTGATGGGGGGCATGTATATGTTCCCTCTGCTCTACGCCCTCTTCCAGGCAGCCGAGGCTGGCATCTTCATCCTGGCCTACCGGATGTACAGGAAAGAGGTTCTACACAAACCAGACACAAACCCACTGGGGGACAATGGGGATATTGGATATAATAGGTTTGAAGATGAAGATATGGGCTTTGACACTTCTTACGGGGCAGTGACCACAAGTGACCCAAATCTCATCATGTTAGAGCCTTGTCCGGATGCGACTCCTGTTTAG